Proteins encoded in a region of the Kiritimatiellia bacterium genome:
- a CDS encoding TolC family protein, with amino-acid sequence MNSERQQVPFAGCVRRFLADNSAVRAMWLLAGFSALAACAAAYGAERLDLETAINRALANNRELAQRALAARGAERGAAAARAEFAWRLRPEISAERADDADRLRYGFSAGRKWEPGFEIEAGPRIEHTSGSGDTGPSAIWRVDVRQPLFRNFGALIQREGVLAAESRFRAARRALEQQKADLALRVVEQFETLVKLERQIAADEAALQRLETLFRLTQARERQGRATRVDTLRVDLRRGEALARLETDRERMSSLRRDFAELLGSPPDTLYELIPSPLIELNLPPTEEAVALALSNRLDYAQALQDYADAERSERIARRGLLPEASLIARAETEDEFEGRSDVRWSIGVSGGSDIVGVRERAQIEQAVLARESAREAVRIREWAIAREVQQSASAYRRARLDVDIAERNHALAEQRARLARRLFDLGRVENRAVTDAEDELAAAESRRLTARAEAVLAAYRYLHALGTLLEAPAELRPRRDEVPP; translated from the coding sequence ATGAACTCGGAGCGGCAGCAGGTCCCGTTTGCCGGTTGCGTTCGGCGGTTCCTCGCGGATAATTCGGCTGTGCGTGCAATGTGGCTGCTGGCCGGATTCAGCGCCCTTGCCGCGTGTGCGGCGGCCTACGGCGCTGAGCGGCTCGATCTTGAAACCGCAATTAACAGGGCGCTGGCCAACAACCGCGAATTGGCTCAGCGCGCGCTCGCAGCCCGCGGCGCGGAACGGGGCGCGGCCGCCGCGAGGGCCGAGTTCGCCTGGCGGCTTCGGCCGGAGATCTCCGCGGAACGCGCCGATGACGCAGACCGACTTCGCTACGGGTTTTCCGCGGGCCGCAAGTGGGAGCCCGGCTTTGAAATCGAAGCCGGACCGCGGATCGAACATACCAGCGGATCCGGCGACACTGGTCCATCGGCCATTTGGCGAGTTGATGTCCGACAGCCTCTCTTCCGAAATTTCGGCGCGTTGATCCAACGCGAAGGCGTTCTGGCCGCCGAAAGCCGTTTCCGCGCCGCACGGCGCGCTCTTGAACAGCAAAAGGCGGACCTCGCGCTTCGCGTTGTCGAACAATTTGAAACCTTGGTGAAGCTGGAGCGCCAAATTGCGGCGGACGAGGCCGCCTTGCAGCGTCTCGAAACGCTCTTTCGCCTAACCCAGGCTCGTGAGCGGCAGGGACGCGCCACGCGCGTCGACACGCTCCGCGTCGACCTGCGGCGGGGAGAAGCCCTCGCCCGTCTCGAGACGGACCGCGAACGGATGTCCTCGCTTCGGCGCGATTTTGCCGAGCTGCTAGGCAGCCCTCCGGACACTCTTTATGAGCTGATTCCCTCTCCTCTAATCGAACTGAATCTTCCGCCAACGGAAGAGGCGGTCGCCCTCGCACTGTCGAATCGGCTCGACTATGCGCAGGCGTTGCAGGATTACGCGGATGCTGAGAGGTCCGAGCGAATCGCGCGACGTGGACTCCTGCCCGAGGCCTCGCTGATTGCACGGGCGGAGACGGAAGACGAGTTCGAAGGACGCAGCGATGTGCGCTGGTCGATCGGCGTCTCCGGCGGAAGCGACATCGTGGGCGTCCGTGAGCGGGCGCAGATTGAGCAGGCCGTTCTCGCGCGGGAAAGCGCCCGCGAGGCGGTGCGAATTCGCGAATGGGCCATCGCGCGGGAGGTGCAGCAGAGCGCCTCGGCCTATCGGCGCGCGCGCCTCGATGTGGATATCGCAGAGCGCAATCATGCCCTCGCGGAACAGCGCGCGCGGCTGGCTCGACGCCTGTTCGATCTCGGGCGAGTGGAGAATCGAGCGGTCACGGATGCAGAAGACGAACTCGCCGCGGCGGAAAGCCGCCGTCTGACGGCGCGGGCGGAAGCAGTGCTCGCCGCGTACCGATATCTCCATGCCCTCGGCACCCTGCTCGAAGCGCCCGCGGAACTTCGGCCCCGCCGGGACGAGGTGCCGCCATGA
- a CDS encoding efflux RND transporter periplasmic adaptor subunit: MIRLAALLAAALAAAGPVGCGRAPEPVETCAVQTGPIRVWTTYTGKLEARRVEIILSKFQGSATIVELAPEGARVQPGDLLVRFDSSQVERDLLKLQRDYEVARTELERLEKAEQPLELRELEAQRLEALAQYETERRFLEDSRSLLAEGLVSEQEIEQQSLKVDQLRAALDKLDQRIALTKEYLHPAALAKARATLAAAEQELALARQQLESCRVVAPAEGIIVYRPLHIGGEYRTVRVGDSLYRNQPFMSIPDMRDLVVELLVPEAELSRVQVGAEAVVSPIAYPDLRLRGQVETVGSMAVSAIERPGFQRFFRAVIGLRDTDPRLRSGMSVRADILSYSRDDALLVPRTFVAFDQGEPFVQPIDPRAPRRRIVLGWGDLRHFEVLEGLSAGDRLRRP, translated from the coding sequence ATGATACGGCTCGCTGCCCTTCTCGCTGCCGCGCTGGCCGCGGCCGGTCCCGTGGGGTGCGGACGCGCCCCCGAACCGGTCGAGACCTGCGCGGTGCAAACCGGACCGATTCGCGTATGGACGACCTATACGGGCAAGCTCGAGGCGCGCCGCGTCGAGATTATCCTGTCGAAATTCCAAGGATCGGCGACGATCGTCGAACTCGCCCCTGAGGGCGCTCGGGTGCAGCCGGGCGATCTACTGGTGCGCTTCGACAGCTCCCAGGTCGAACGCGACCTGCTGAAACTACAGCGAGATTATGAGGTGGCCCGGACCGAACTTGAGCGGCTGGAAAAAGCGGAACAGCCGCTCGAGTTGCGCGAGCTGGAGGCCCAGCGGTTGGAGGCCCTCGCCCAATACGAAACCGAGCGCCGGTTCCTGGAGGATTCGCGGTCGCTCCTCGCCGAGGGTCTCGTCTCCGAGCAGGAAATCGAACAACAGTCGCTCAAAGTGGATCAGTTGCGCGCGGCATTGGACAAGCTGGACCAGCGGATCGCCCTGACGAAGGAATATCTTCACCCGGCGGCCCTAGCCAAAGCGCGCGCCACACTCGCCGCTGCGGAACAAGAGCTCGCGCTCGCCCGCCAACAGCTTGAAAGCTGCCGCGTGGTCGCGCCGGCCGAGGGAATCATCGTCTATCGGCCGCTCCACATCGGCGGTGAATACCGTACAGTCCGCGTGGGAGACAGCCTTTATCGCAACCAGCCCTTCATGAGCATCCCGGACATGCGGGATCTGGTGGTGGAGCTGTTGGTTCCGGAAGCTGAGCTGTCGCGGGTCCAGGTGGGGGCGGAGGCCGTCGTGTCGCCGATCGCCTATCCGGATCTGCGCCTTCGCGGGCAGGTCGAGACGGTGGGGTCCATGGCCGTCTCCGCAATCGAACGCCCGGGCTTCCAAAGGTTCTTTCGAGCGGTCATTGGTCTGAGGGATACCGACCCCCGGCTCCGCTCCGGCATGTCTGTCCGCGCGGATATCCTCTCGTATTCGCGCGATGACGCCCTGCTGGTGCCGCGAACCTTTGTGGCCTTCGACCAGGGTGAGCCCTTCGTGCAGCCCATCGACCCCCGCGCACCTCGGCGTCGGATCGTGCTCGGCTGGGGCGACCTGCGCCATTTCGAAGTGCTGGAGGGCCTCTCGGCCGGCGACAGGCTCCGGCGCCCGTGA
- a CDS encoding ABC transporter ATP-binding protein, translating to MNRAIPQIPVLEMRGVWKTYATPAGPRHALHEVNLTIEQGSFVMVTGPSGSGKSTLLHLAGLLDTPTQGVVWFAGRRVSDLPERDLCQMRKARIGMVFQRFCLLTRRTALENVRFRFRYLEVPPSRATRLAEEALARVGLADRASQPVRLMSGGEMQRIAIARAVAQPPDLLIADEPTGNLDRESAERVMDVFRELHASGITILLATHNESLLRHATRRLICRDGRIENSP from the coding sequence GTGAACCGTGCGATTCCACAAATCCCCGTGCTGGAAATGCGCGGCGTGTGGAAAACCTACGCCACGCCAGCCGGACCCCGCCATGCCTTGCATGAAGTGAACCTGACGATTGAACAGGGCAGCTTTGTGATGGTCACAGGCCCTTCCGGATCAGGAAAGTCCACCCTCCTCCATCTGGCGGGACTGCTCGACACACCGACACAGGGCGTGGTCTGGTTTGCCGGACGCCGAGTTTCAGACCTGCCCGAGCGCGATTTGTGCCAGATGCGAAAGGCGCGAATCGGAATGGTCTTCCAGCGGTTCTGTCTGCTGACGCGTCGCACAGCCCTGGAAAACGTTCGATTCCGTTTCCGATACCTCGAGGTTCCCCCATCGCGAGCGACCCGACTGGCGGAAGAGGCCCTCGCCCGCGTGGGTCTTGCGGATCGCGCCAGCCAACCGGTCCGGTTGATGTCCGGTGGCGAAATGCAGCGGATCGCCATCGCGCGCGCTGTTGCACAACCACCCGATCTGCTAATTGCCGACGAACCCACGGGCAATCTCGACCGCGAGTCCGCCGAGCGGGTCATGGACGTCTTTCGGGAACTGCATGCCAGCGGAATTACTATCCTGTTGGCGACCCACAATGAATCGCTGCTGCGCCACGCCACCCGGCGCCTGATCTGCCGGGACGGCCGGATCGAGAACTCGCCATGA
- a CDS encoding ABC transporter permease yields the protein MTLALRAALTDVEENIRSRPGRTSLAFLALAVGMAALTAVASLLGGLEARAKGIVEELGADVFAVLPEKSGDVPPAAALRTTHAAVLRQNLPGAKVCSVRLFEDVPAGGERRVRVVAAEASLLEVRPWRMVDGRFLDEQDVAMRDRVAVAGETVAAEWGIRVGDSISLGDGVFRVAGIVRIESGALEAEGSHSSLLAGGRMFFVPLSVDPEWFGRSAAAGEALSVIFARAPPGERAEWAAGLVRELLAQPDLGAPSISIVTADSLIARIRSLQSAIRYTAGSVALLCIALGGATLMSLLVANVRERVPEIGLRRALGATAFDVASLFVLEALLLTVAAAVAGALAAIGLLGALRSHIPAPIRLDPALAAAPLAFGLLAGAIFSYWPARLAARIAPAEALRNE from the coding sequence ATGACGCTCGCTCTTCGCGCCGCGCTCACTGATGTGGAGGAGAACATCCGCTCCCGCCCCGGCCGCACCAGCCTGGCGTTCCTTGCCCTCGCCGTTGGCATGGCGGCCCTCACTGCGGTCGCGTCGCTGCTGGGCGGCCTGGAAGCGCGCGCGAAGGGCATCGTAGAAGAGCTGGGCGCTGACGTGTTCGCGGTCCTGCCTGAAAAATCCGGCGACGTTCCGCCCGCGGCCGCACTGCGGACGACGCACGCGGCGGTCCTGCGGCAAAATTTGCCGGGAGCGAAGGTGTGCAGTGTCCGGCTTTTTGAGGATGTGCCCGCAGGCGGCGAGCGCCGGGTCCGCGTCGTCGCGGCAGAGGCCTCCCTGCTGGAGGTTCGACCTTGGCGCATGGTCGACGGTCGCTTTCTCGATGAGCAAGACGTGGCCATGCGAGACCGCGTCGCCGTCGCCGGGGAAACGGTCGCCGCCGAATGGGGTATTCGCGTCGGTGATTCGATTTCGCTGGGTGACGGCGTATTTCGTGTCGCCGGCATCGTGCGAATCGAATCCGGCGCCCTCGAAGCGGAAGGTTCGCATTCCTCGCTCTTGGCCGGCGGCCGCATGTTTTTCGTGCCCCTGTCCGTCGACCCCGAATGGTTTGGCCGCAGCGCCGCCGCCGGGGAGGCGCTATCGGTAATTTTTGCGCGCGCCCCGCCAGGAGAACGAGCGGAGTGGGCAGCCGGTCTAGTCCGCGAACTCCTTGCCCAACCTGATCTCGGGGCACCTTCGATCAGCATCGTCACCGCCGATTCGCTGATTGCCCGGATCCGATCTCTGCAAAGCGCCATCCGCTACACGGCCGGCAGCGTGGCGTTATTATGCATCGCGCTGGGGGGCGCCACTTTGATGAGCCTGCTGGTTGCGAACGTGCGGGAGCGTGTGCCGGAGATCGGGCTTCGGCGGGCCCTCGGAGCCACCGCGTTCGACGTTGCGTCCCTCTTTGTGCTCGAGGCGTTGCTCCTGACCGTTGCGGCGGCCGTTGCAGGTGCGCTCGCGGCAATAGGATTGCTTGGGGCGCTTCGCAGCCACATCCCCGCGCCCATCCGGCTGGATCCGGCGTTGGCGGCCGCGCCCCTCGCGTTTGGGCTACTGGCGGGCGCAATCTTTTCCTACTGGCCCGCGCGCCTCGCGGCGCGAATCGCGCCAGCCGAGGCGCTCCGCAACGAGTGA
- a CDS encoding alpha-amylase family glycosyl hydrolase — translation MRIAGVVLTFVIGFAGFLLADEPPLSASTRMIPGAKATRWLRYDAPTNSKVEVSGTWNQWTRAFPMVRTNRSLFVLDIRSLPIEKPGRYEFKFIVDGEWEPGENRTLVVNDDLLLERPPEVVLAARLDGRNEITVYLKRPLADTRGVRAALEPPVPLTGMRVIPGNPDKLERGYLIAGPTLKFVFDERAYGLALAPTAMVTVAGNFNWWNPDGGRNGVWRLEDDDDDGVWEVSVPVEGLPYPEGDGFPLFRFVVDRERWTTPPARAPNRVRDPNGNINLKVDFADPGVTTLKLFTAEPLNLSTTYNVVLDGIADRRIRQVVSVGKLLDSIVTSRALGAHLDKKRGITTYRLFAPRATAVTLNIFTTPEYEQRQPAYRRLEPAERYPMIKDEEDGVWEISLLGLDVGKYYSFNVDGPQGDGEAFNAQAFVSDPYCFASAHSMNNSIVIDREATNEWFGGWTATNWTTPRPEDLVIYEAHVRDLTIHPSSGVPPNLRGTYEGVLATIGTGTGLDHIKAMGFNAIEFLPTCEFENGTRDYSWGYNTVHYFAPEASYARKPLRGSQYYEFKRFVDGLHRAGFAVIKDVVYNHVGGPNLFALIDKKYFFRLTPDYRFINFSACGNDVRTEAPMMRRFIVDNILYWIREHKVDGFRFDLAELIDMETMRQIEREARAIKPDVILISEPWSIRGENKAKLRGTTWSAWNNDFRYAAKDFVRGRADRDWLKKTITGSTEIWSSNPLQSINYVESHDDMALVDELSLRPDRNGKYVQSYEVQMNKLAATVLFTSLGIPMVNEGQEFLRSKYGISNTFDKGDAVNAIRWDDRERPLAAEAMRYYRDLIAMRQSEAGRAFRVTQTPPPGYYTWIDPSEPRALGYIVNAKGQHPGRSFVVLLNSSDRSVAFDVPLPPGRWRVIGDHQTVNLNGLPGYAPLEGGRTATIQVAGIRSLILMNGF, via the coding sequence ATGCGTATCGCTGGGGTTGTGCTGACTTTCGTAATAGGTTTTGCCGGTTTTTTGTTGGCGGACGAACCGCCCCTCAGCGCATCGACCCGCATGATTCCGGGCGCCAAAGCAACACGCTGGCTTCGGTACGACGCGCCGACAAACTCGAAAGTCGAGGTGTCAGGGACGTGGAACCAGTGGACCCGCGCTTTTCCGATGGTTCGCACGAACCGGTCGCTCTTTGTCCTCGACATTCGATCGCTCCCCATCGAGAAGCCGGGCCGGTACGAATTCAAATTTATCGTCGACGGCGAATGGGAGCCGGGCGAAAACCGCACCCTTGTAGTGAACGACGATTTGCTGCTGGAGCGCCCGCCGGAAGTGGTGCTCGCCGCGCGGCTGGACGGCCGGAATGAAATCACCGTGTATCTGAAGCGTCCCCTGGCGGACACTCGGGGCGTACGCGCGGCGCTAGAGCCGCCGGTCCCGCTTACCGGGATGCGAGTGATTCCCGGTAACCCGGACAAACTCGAACGCGGTTATCTGATCGCCGGACCTACCCTAAAGTTCGTTTTTGACGAGCGGGCCTATGGTCTTGCGCTCGCCCCGACGGCGATGGTGACGGTGGCCGGAAACTTCAATTGGTGGAATCCCGATGGCGGGCGAAATGGGGTGTGGCGGCTAGAGGACGACGACGACGATGGCGTTTGGGAGGTTTCCGTGCCGGTGGAGGGCTTGCCATATCCCGAGGGCGATGGGTTTCCGCTCTTTCGGTTTGTGGTCGATCGCGAACGGTGGACGACTCCGCCGGCCCGCGCACCGAATCGCGTGCGCGACCCGAACGGGAACATCAATTTGAAGGTCGATTTCGCCGATCCCGGCGTGACAACGCTGAAGCTCTTTACGGCCGAGCCTTTGAACTTATCGACGACCTACAACGTCGTGTTGGACGGGATTGCGGACCGCCGCATCAGGCAGGTCGTGTCGGTCGGCAAACTGCTCGATTCCATCGTCACGTCGCGCGCGCTCGGCGCCCATCTCGACAAAAAGCGGGGCATCACGACCTACCGGTTGTTCGCACCTCGTGCGACGGCCGTGACCCTGAACATTTTCACGACGCCGGAGTACGAGCAGCGTCAGCCGGCCTATCGCCGGCTGGAGCCGGCGGAACGCTATCCCATGATCAAGGACGAGGAGGACGGCGTTTGGGAAATCAGCCTCCTGGGGCTAGATGTCGGCAAATATTACTCGTTCAACGTGGATGGTCCTCAGGGCGACGGAGAGGCGTTTAACGCTCAGGCGTTTGTCAGCGATCCCTACTGTTTTGCATCCGCCCATTCGATGAACAACTCGATTGTGATCGACCGCGAGGCGACCAATGAATGGTTCGGGGGCTGGACCGCGACAAACTGGACCACGCCGCGGCCGGAAGACCTGGTGATTTATGAGGCACACGTCCGCGATTTGACGATCCATCCTTCATCGGGCGTGCCGCCGAATCTGCGGGGGACCTATGAGGGTGTATTGGCAACCATCGGGACCGGAACCGGCCTGGACCACATCAAGGCCATGGGATTTAATGCCATCGAATTCCTGCCCACCTGCGAGTTTGAAAACGGTACGCGGGATTACAGTTGGGGTTATAACACCGTCCATTATTTCGCACCCGAGGCGTCCTACGCTCGCAAGCCGTTGCGTGGATCCCAATACTACGAATTTAAGCGCTTCGTCGACGGCTTGCACCGTGCCGGCTTTGCCGTAATCAAGGATGTCGTCTACAACCATGTCGGTGGCCCCAATCTCTTTGCGCTGATCGATAAAAAATATTTTTTCCGTCTCACCCCCGATTATCGGTTTATCAATTTCAGCGCGTGCGGGAATGACGTGCGAACCGAGGCGCCGATGATGCGGCGCTTCATCGTCGACAACATCCTGTACTGGATCCGCGAACACAAGGTGGACGGATTTCGATTTGACCTCGCGGAGCTCATCGACATGGAAACGATGCGGCAGATCGAGCGCGAGGCACGCGCGATCAAGCCGGATGTCATTCTGATTTCGGAACCGTGGTCCATACGCGGGGAAAATAAAGCCAAACTTCGCGGAACCACGTGGTCCGCGTGGAACAACGATTTCCGGTATGCCGCGAAAGATTTCGTGCGCGGCCGCGCCGATCGGGACTGGCTCAAGAAGACGATCACCGGTTCCACGGAGATCTGGTCTTCCAACCCGCTCCAATCCATCAACTACGTCGAGAGCCACGACGACATGGCCCTCGTGGACGAGTTGAGCCTTCGGCCGGACCGTAACGGCAAATACGTGCAGTCCTATGAAGTCCAAATGAACAAATTGGCCGCCACGGTCTTGTTCACTTCGCTCGGGATCCCGATGGTCAACGAGGGCCAGGAATTCCTGCGGAGCAAGTACGGTATTAGCAATACCTTCGACAAGGGAGACGCCGTCAACGCGATCCGGTGGGATGATCGCGAACGGCCGCTCGCAGCCGAAGCGATGCGCTACTATCGGGATTTGATCGCCATGCGGCAAAGCGAGGCGGGTCGGGCCTTTCGGGTGACCCAGACCCCGCCGCCGGGTTACTACACGTGGATCGATCCATCTGAGCCGCGCGCTCTGGGCTATATCGTCAACGCGAAAGGCCAACACCCGGGGCGCTCATTTGTCGTTCTCTTAAATAGTTCGGACCGCTCGGTTGCTTTCGATGTGCCCCTGCCGCCGGGCCGCTGGCGGGTCATCGGCGACCACCAGACCGTGAACCTGAACGGATTGCCCGGCTATGCGCCACTGGAGGGCGGTCGGACTGCAACGATCCAGGTGGCCGGCATTCGATCCCTGATTCTAATGAACGGATTTTGA
- a CDS encoding thioredoxin family protein, which produces MKKKAIFYHAGCPVCVAAERNVAAALDPQRFDVQIVHLGENKARIREAEAAGVKSVPALVLDGVPYHINFGASLDALK; this is translated from the coding sequence AGAAAGCAATATTCTATCATGCCGGGTGCCCGGTTTGCGTGGCCGCCGAACGTAATGTGGCCGCCGCGCTTGACCCGCAGCGATTCGACGTCCAAATCGTTCACCTCGGGGAAAACAAGGCCCGAATACGAGAGGCCGAAGCGGCCGGCGTCAAATCCGTGCCTGCGCTTGTGCTCGACGGCGTACCGTACCACATCAATTTCGGCGCGTCGTTGGACGCTTTGAAATAA